The Nicotiana tomentosiformis chromosome 9, ASM39032v3, whole genome shotgun sequence genome contains the following window.
gcgatatacatataaatatataaatatatatatatatatatatatatatatatatatatatatatatatatatatatatatatattttaagctaaatatcaacaCCCCATACTTAGACTCTTACTCTTCCTCGAGAAATAGGACTATCAACATACCTCCAACTACGTACACATCTCTCAAGTATAGAGGAGCACTTTAATTTCTAACCATACACTCTACCCTTAACTATGATCAATACCGGTCATCAAGCTTGAACATGCAAAATTTACATTCTTCCCGTATTAAGCAAGCCCAAGTATAACATTCCAATTCGATCCATTCAAACAAACTATATGTAACCACCCAACCTCAAGAGtcgactcgttaccactaagcaccctcaactcacgcactcacccaacaagagaAGTTTACAACATTACCAATCATTCATGAGATCATAtgccctcaccaacaaacaaaagagtgaatataaactagtccacacattcaagtatgcttttgaatataaattaaggacatcacgcaattgaacaaaattagctcactctcacaaagaattcatataCATCTCGTGGTCGTatcataagcttgcccgtagtgtatatctcaactaatctaagctagccaaatctaggatcaattaggactttaaggttgtaatgtagggtAAGGGgcgggtatgatacatttaggaatagtgactaaccctcctaggaactttaatacactacactcacaaatcgagcacatattcttctcaaccaattcacttgCCACAAACCATATACATCATAGTCCCCCTTTTCATTAAGCACTTCTATACTCCCACTAGCACAAATTAGTAAAATTAGGAggtgtgtatttttctatataCTTTGACTatcatttttttgtttttgttttttgcaatttttatttttctttctcttctaTACACACTCCACACTTTAAAGTCTATCGGCTAGTAACTTTTAGTTTCAAACTTGGTGTACCAAAGTGCCCTTCTATGATTCCACTCAAAAGCGACTccccaatctctcaccttacttcttttagcaactaaatgccttaggaggtaaaggttcaacaatctcaaattaagaacaaaataggggtatggcttgtaatgtggtttccaAAAGAAAcgtttataggctcaaagggaCTAGCAACGGAAAAGTTTATTTTTATGTGACAAGCACATCTAATatcaagcaagaaacgcctatgTAATCTCCTAGATTAGCACAACTTAACAATTTCTCTTCGtttaacacacggggcaagttttaGACAACACGGGATAACACAGAAAATCACAAAtcctcacacacacattgcacatAATTTAATCAAGACAGTTTTGTTCAACTCTCAAGttaagcctccaacttagggactatgtatcccatttcactctgaaactcacccaaaaccaaaaccaaatacccccggcaaatcacataaccataattcagcatagaggaggcaataaataggggatcggagctaaaatactcaaaatgattgaccgagtcgttacatcctccccctcttaaaataaatgtttgtcctcgaacgagtatagagacatacctgaagtggtgaaaagctgaggataacggctatgcatatcatgctcggtctcccaagttgcctccttgacTGTGTGGCCTCTTCACAAATGAATTGCTCTTCAACCTCAATTTTCGGACATgactgtccaaaatggccatcggctcctcaacataagacaaatccttgtccaactggactgagctgaaatccaacacataagACAGATCATCGTGGTACTTGCGGAGCATAGAGACATAGAATACTGGATGAAATATAGCTAGACTTGGTGGAAATACAAGCTTATAGGTCACCTCTCCAttcctctcaagaatctcgaaaggtccgatatacctagggctcaacttgcccttcttcccgaacctcataacaccctttatagGCAAAACTTAGAGCAAGACCCGATccccaatcatgaatgcaacgtTGCAAACCTTCCAATctgtataactcttctgtttagattgggctgtgcgaagatgatcttgaatcaatttaaccttttccaaagcatcctgaaccaggtcagtacccaatagcctagcctcatcaggctcaaaccaacccaccgaaggCCGATGTcccctcccatacaaggcctcatatgaATCCATTTAAATTCTCAGCTGGTAGcttttgttgtaggcaaactctgcaagtggcaagaattgatcccaagaaccctcgaaCTCTATCACATAGGCACACAAcctatcctccaatatctgaatagtgcgctcggactgttcgtcTGTCTGAGAGTGGAATGTTGTTCTCGATTCAACCCATGTGCCCAACTCATATTGTATGACGTTTCAAAATcacgatgtaaactgtgtaccccggtcagagatgatggatatcgacacaccatgaagtcggacaatctagcgaatatagacctgagccagctgctctgaagaataagtagtcaccactagaatgaaatgagccgacttggtcaacctatcgacaatcatccatactgcatcaaacttcttcagagtccgtgggagcccaacaacaaaatccatggtaacccgctcccatttccactcgggaatctctagcttctgaagcaatccagctggccgctgatgctcatacttcacctgctgacaatttaagcaccaagctacatactccactatgt
Protein-coding sequences here:
- the LOC138898736 gene encoding uncharacterized protein, with the protein product MDSYEALYGRGHRPSVGWFEPDEARLLGTDLVQDALEKVKLIQDHLRTAQSKQKSYTDWKGVMRFGKKGKLSPRYIGPFEILERNGEVTYKLVFPPSLAIFHPVFYVSMLRKYHDDLSYVLDFSSVQLDKDLSYVEEPMAILDSHVRKLRLKSNSFVKRPHSQGGNLGDRA